GGGGAGGAAGTCGTTATTCCGACCGCGAAACTGGCCGTCGAACTGCTCGATCGCCGGCGCGGGTCCCAACCGTTCAACTTTTTAGGCGGCGGGAATCGGAGCCGCAGTCGGTAACATGGCACTAATCGAACTGAACGGCGTTACCAAAACCTATTTCATCAGTGAAGAACTGCCGGTCAGGGCGTTGCGTCCGGTCTCGCTGAAGATCGACCAGGGAGAGTTTGTCGCTATTATGGGGCCGTCCGGTTCGGGAAAATCGACCTTGCTGGCGATCCTGGGACTTTTGGATAAAGCCGATCAGGGAAACTACAGGCTGCTCGACCGCGATATCACCAAGTTGAGCGACAACGACTACGCGGTTTTACGCAGCCGCCACCTCGGTTTTATTTTTCAATCGTTCAATCTCCTGCCCCGCTTCAACGTGACCGAAAATTCGTTGCTGCCGTTCCTATACACCGAGGCGGGGAAAGACGCCCGCGAGCGGGTGATCGGGATTTTGAAAAAGATCGGCCTTGGCGACCGGCTGCGGCACCGGCCGAACCAGCTCTCCGGCGGGCAACAGCAAAGGGTGGCGATCGCCCGGGCGCTCGCTAATCAGCCGCTGATCATTTTTGCCGACGAGCCGACCGGGAACCTCGATTCCAAGTCGTCGCTCGAGATCATCAACCTGCTCAAGGAATTAAACGCCCAGGGGACGACGATCGTCATGGTGACCCACGAGCGGGAATTGTCGGAACTGGCGAGCCGGATAATTACCCTCAAAGATGGGGAGGTCGTCGGCGATGAAAGAAAAGGGGCGGGCAAAGCAGTCGCTAAAATTGATTTTAACAATCATTTGAAGAGAAAAGCGACCCTTTCGCTTTCCGGGATCCTCAATTACGCTCACGAGGCTTTTCTTTCGCTCTTGGGGAACAAACTCCGTTCGTTTCTCTCGATCCTCGGCGTGCTGATCGGCGTCGCGGCGGTCATCACGATGCTGGCGATCGGGACCGGGGCGCAGAACCAGGTCCAGCAAAGTTTAGCGAGCATGGGATCGAACCTCCTGCGGGTTTCGCAGTCATTCCGCTCTGGTGGTATTTCCCTGGGAGCCGATTCTACTCCTCGTTTTAATTTTGAAGATCTAGCCGCGATGCAGAAGATCGACGGGGTCGACCGGGTCGTTCCTTACGTCAGCGGCCGGGCGCAAATGGTCTTCCAGGACAAGAATTGGAACACCTCCGTATCAGGCACGAACCCGGATTACCAGTACGTCCGCAATTCGATCCCAACTTCCGGCCGCTTCTTTAACGATAACGAAGTGACCGGCCGGGCCAAAGTCGCGGTCCTCGGCAAAACGGTAGCCGACGAACTTTTCGGCAGTACCGACCCGGTCGGTAAAGCGATCCGGATCAACCGGATCAACTTTACCGTCATCGGAGTGATGCCGGAGAAGGGGGCGACCGGTTTTCAGAATACCGACGACCAGGTCTTTATTCCGGTTACCACGGCGATGTATCGTCTGCTCGGGCGCGATTATATCGGTAACTTTGACGTTCAGGTGAAAGACGCCGATTCTCTCTCTGCGGTCCAGGAACAGATCGGTCCGATCTTGGCCAAGGTCCATCGCTTTACCGAAGCCCAGATGCAGAGCATCGATGTCCGGAACATGGCCGATATCCAGAAAGCCCTTAATGACGTGGTTAACACTTTTACGATGCTCCTGGGATCGATCGCCGCGGTCAGCTTGCTGGTCGGCGGGATCGGGATCATGAATATTATGCTGGTTTTGGTGATGGAGCGGACCCACGAGATCGGCTTGCGCAAAGCGCTCGGCGCGGAAAATCGGGACATCATGATCCAATTTCTGGTTGAATCGGTTTTGATCTGCGTCTTAGGGGGATCGATCGGGATAATGATCGGTTCGCTGATCGCCTGGCTGATCTCGACTGTTTTCGGCTGGAACGCGATCGTCAGTCTTGGTTCGATCCTGCTCGCCTTTACCTTCTCGGTGCTGGTTGGGGTGGTCTTTGGGATCTGGCCCGCCTGGCGGGCGTCGAAGATGCTGCCGATCGAAGCGTTACGGTACGAGTAACGCTTCCCGGGTCGCTATCAGATCGGCTTCCCCCAGGAACGATTTAACGATCACGTCTCCAACTTTGACCGGATGATCGAGCTTGATCTTTTTTACTTCCGCCATCGCGGCGAGCAGTTTTGCTTTTGGGATGGGACGGCTGGTCCTGACCGGGACCATCTTTAAGTCCAGTCCTTTGGCCAAAACGGTCGTAGCCAAGATCCTGGCTGGGTTCTCGACTTCTTGTTTGGCGTAGAGGGGTCCTTTTTCGCATTTATTTCCGGTGATCTTGACGACGTAGCCTCCCTCAACGTCAACTTCCAGCTGGCAACCGACCGGGCATTCAATACAGGTCATTCTCATTTCAGATACTCCGCCGCCATTTGCCCCGCTTTTTCGCTGTCGCGGGCGACCGAATCGACCAGATCGTAGACTTTATAAGAGTTGCCGCAGATAAAGAGCCCCGGGATCGAGCTCAAATTGACCGCCGTGGAGATCGGGGAGTTAGTCGCCGGATCGAGTTTGACCCCGGCCATTTCGACCAGTTCATTTTCGGGGATCAGTCCGACCGAGACCAGGACCGTGTCGCAGGCAAGGTCAAAGGTTTCCTTGGTTATGACGTTCTCAACGGTCACTTTTTCCACCCGGTCCCGCCCGTGGATCCGGGCGACCCGATGTCGTAAGTAAAGGGGGATGCCGAAATCTTCCAGGCATTGAACGACATTCCTTACCAGCCCGCCCGTTTTTTCTTGGATCTCGACGACCGCTTGGACCCTGGCCCCCTCGAGTGTCAGGCGGCGGGCCATGATCAGGCCGATATCTCCCGAACCGATGACGACGACCTCGCGGCCGGGGAGGAGCCCTTCGATATTGATCAGCTTTTGCGCCAGTCCGGCGGGAAAGACCCCGGCGGGACGCGTTCCAGCGACGTGGATCATCTCGCGGGTCCGCTCCCGACAGCCGGTCGCCATGATCAATGCCCGCGCTTTAACGGTTTCCATCTTTCCCGGTTTAAGATAGGTCAAAATTTTATCGCCGGTCAGTTTAACGGCGAACGACCGGAGCGAGACCTCGATTGCTGGGGTTATCTTGATTTCTTTGATTAGTCGGTCGGCAAATTCCGGGCCGGTCAGGTCGGCTTTATAATGATGAATGCCGAAGCCGGGGTGAATGCACTGGTTGAGGATCCCGCCCAGGTACTGGTCCCGTTCCAGAAGGAGGATATCTTTGACTCCGTTCCTATGAGCGGAAAGGGCGGCCGCCATGCCGGCCGGGCCGCCGCCGACTATAACTAGTTCACGCTCGTTCATCTTTAACGACCTCCGAGCCGGGGCCTCGTTTGGTGATCTCGGTCAGCGGGATGCCGAGCTCTTCCGCCATGATCTTCATGATCCGGGTGGTACAAAAACCGCCGTGACAACGCCCGGCCTGCGCCCGGGTCCGGAATTTTATCCCGTCCAAAGTTCTCGCGCCCCGTTTGATCGCTTCTCTCACCTCTTTAGCCGAGACCATTTCACAGCGGCAGACGATGTCGCCGTATGACGGGTCGTGCTTGATAAGTTGAATGATCTTTTCCAGGGAGAGAGAGAAGAGGTGGACCGTTGGTTGGCGATATTTGCGGAAGAAGAATTTCCGCCGCAATTTTAAGCCGTTCTTTTTAAGGAGATCGGCGACCATTAAGGCGATCGCGGGGGCGGCGGTCAGGCCGGGGGACTGGATACCGGCGGCGTTGATGAACCCCGGAACTTTTTCTTCGTGGCGGATAATGAAATCTTTTCCGGCTACCGGCCGGAGCCCGGCGAAGTAAGCGATGATATCCCGGCTGCTGATCGCGGGGAGAAGTTTTTGGACGTTTTCTAAAACCTTAGCTAACCCTTCATCGGAAGTCGAGCGTTCTTCTTTATCTTCAATGTCGGTGGCGGTCGGGCCGATCATCGGATTGCCGTCGGATGTTTTAATGACCAGCGTTCCTTTGGAAGTTGGCGTGGGAAGGGGGAAGAGCAAGTGGTTAGCGAGATGTTCTCTTTTTTTATCGAGCAGGAACTCTTCCCCTTTGCGCGGTTTAATGACGATGTCGGTCACGCCGACCATTTGGGCGATCGTGTCGGCGTAAAGCCCGGCCGCGTTGATGACAAAGCGGGATTGAAACACTTTAGGCGTTGAACCGGAAACCGCGACGTTTAGTCGCAGGTTTCCGGTTTCTTGACTAATACTTTCAACTTTGTGCGAGGTTAGTATCTCCACGCCGTTTAGCCGGGCATTTTCCGCCAGGTCGTAAACTAAACGGTAGGGAGAGATAATACCGGCGGTCGGGGCGTAAAGAGCGGCGAGAGCGGCGGGATTAAGGTTCGGTTCGTGTTCCTTTAACCAGGCGCGGTCAACGATCTGAAGGCCCGGGACCCCCAGCTTTTCCGCGTCCGCTTTGATCTCCAGGAGCCGATTCCTTTCTTCTTCGCTGAAGATGACGATCAGTTCGCCGACTTCTTTGAAATCGACTCCCAGCTCTTTGGCGATTTGCCTGGTCAGTTTATTTCCTTCGACGCAAAGTTTCCCTTTCAGTGAATCGGGCGGGTTTTGCGTCCCCGGATGGATAATGCCGCTGTTTGATTTGGAGACGCCGAAAGCGAGCTCGGCTTCTTTTTCCAGCAGGACGATCTTGAGGCGGTAGCGGGAAAGCTCCCGGGCGATCGCCGCACCGGTCACTCCGCCGCCGATGATAATGACGTCGAAACTATTCACGGTTAGATTTTATCACGGCAGTTGGGATTTAAGAAGCGCTTCGAGGTGGAACGGACGTTGAATTATCGGGTGGAAAAATAAATAAAATTTGCCAAAGCGTGGTTTAGATAATTGCCGAAAATATTTCCAGCCAGGTCGTGCCGCAGCGGTTCCAAGCGGCCGTCTTGAGGGACGATCACCCGAACATCTTTGCCGTTAGTCCCGAGAAAAACATTCCGGACTGATAAGTCATAAGCTTTGGCAATCGCCAGGATAAAATTACCGGTCTCCCGAAAAGTAATCCCTATTTGTAATCCGTCATTAGTGGGATAGGTCTTTAAACAGCGCAGCTTTTCGTCCTCGCACTCTAACCAATAGGTATGGTTATAATCATTTTCAATAAAACCCTTGGGATTGACCGCAACCTGTTTCCCCGCCACGATATCGCGGAGGAGCGACAGATAATTGCCGGGATCACGCAGGTATGCTATAAGTTCTCCGTTGATCCGGGCGCGTTCCGGCGAGTTCGCGGTGGAATATTCATTCTCTTTAAAGAGCTGGTTGAGATGATGTCGCAAATATGAAATTAGATAATGGGTTGTTCCCGGAACAATCTCCAGTAAGTCGAGCGTCCGGCCTTCATGGACCAGCTTTGGGACGAAAAAACCATCCTCGACCGCGGCCAGACCGGCAGGATCGGCCGTGTCTACCAGCGGAAAGGACACTTTTCCTCCGGCCGTGCTGAGCATATAATGTTTTCCGCGGACTGGGTAAGAACCCGGAGGGAGCGGTAGTAATTGGCCGCCGCTGACCGCGAAATGTCCTTCATTGAAAGGAGTATTGGAAGCATCGGAAACAAAGAGGATGTTTGGTTCGTTCCTGCTGACCTGGTCAAGTTTCTCCGCGCCAGCCGCCCAGAAAAATGGAGGTTGGGCAAAAACTACCTGGCGCGTGGCTTCCTCTGTTATGCGGCTTTGCGGCATCTGCTGGTCCCACTTGGCCGCAAAAATTGGATCAAGGAATTTATCGGGAACACAGAATTTTGCCTTAAGCTGGCTTTGGTCAAGCGTGACCAGGTGATAGAGGCCTCTTTCGTGACGGCCTTCATCGATAGTCACGGAGTTATGGCCGGGAGCGGCTACCCGGCCGAGGTGTTTGAGCTGAAAGTCGGTTCTGATGCTCATAATATGTATCGGTCGCTGGAAGAAGATATTTCAGTGGAGATTAGGCCGAGAGGGTTCGACTAATGGCGTTTTTCCAGCCAAGATAGAGCTTTTCCGCCGCCGCTTTGGCCATTTTCGGTTTGAAGGTCCGGTCGCTCGCCCAGAACTTCTTGATCGCCGCGGAGTTTTTCCAGAAACCGATCGCCAGTCCGGCCAGGTAGGCGGTCCCCAGCGAAGTTGTTTCGATGCTCTTCGGCCGTAAAATCCTGACGCCAAGAATGTCGGCCTGGAATTGGCAGAGGAAGTTGTTGGCGACCGCGCCGCCGTCGACCTTCAATTCCTTGATCCGCAGGCCGGATTCTTTTTTCATCGTCTCCAATACGTCTTTGGTCGAATAGCCCATCGCCTCAAGGGCGGCCCGGACAAGATGGTTTTTGTTCGTTCCGCGGGTCAGGCCGACGATCGTCCCTCTGGCGTTCTGGTCCCAATAGGGGGCGCCAAGGCCGACGAAAGCGGGGACGAAATAAACACCGGCGTTATCTTTGACCGCTGTCGCCATTGCTTCCGACTCGGCCGAGCTCTTCATAATGCCGAGCTGGTCGCGGAGCCACTGGATCGCCGCTCCGGCGATAAAGATTGACCCTTCCAGCGCGTAAGCGACCTTCCCCTCCGGTCCGCAGGCAAGGGTGGTAATTAATCCGTGTTGTGAATTGACCCGTTTCCGGCCGGTATTAAGGAGAATAAAACAGCCGGTCCCGTAAGTGTTCTTCATTGTTCCCGGTTCAAAGCAGGCTTGGCCGAACAACGCGGCTTGTTGGTCACCGGCAATCCCGGTGATCGGGATCCCGGCCGGGAGCCGGCCGATCTTCACGGTTTGGCCGAATTCACCCGAAGATGGCTTAACTTGAGGTAGGATCGAGCTTGGGATCTTCAAAAGCTTGAGGATCTCTTTATCCCAGGCCAGTTTTTCAATGTTAAAGAGCATCGTTCTGGAGGCGTTGGTATAATCGGTGGCGTGGACTTTCCCCCCGGTTAGTTTCCATAAGACCCAGCTATCCGTTGTGCCAAAACAAAGTTCCTCTGCCTTCGCCTTAGCCTTTTTTAAGATCCATTCGACTTTAGTCCCGGAGAAATAAGCGTCGATCGGCAGGCCGGTTTTCTTTTTAATGAACCCGGCCAGCCCTTTCTGCTTCAGTTGGTCGCAGCGGGCCGCGGTCCGGCGGCATTGCCAGACAATGGCGTTATAGACCGGGCGGCCGGTTTTTTTGTTCCAGACGACGGTCGTTTCCCGCTGGTTGGTGATCCCGATCGCCGCGATCGAAGCGGGGGGAACTTTAGTTAACACTTTCTGAATAGAAGCGTAAACGCTTTGCCAGATCTCTTCCGGATCGTGTTCCACCCAGCCTGGTTTAGGAAAGTATTGGGGGAATTCCTGGTAGGCGCTGGCGATCTTTTGGCCTTTTTGGTCGTAGACTATCGCCCGGCTGCCGGTCGTTCCCTGGTCGATCGCTAAAATATATTTCATCGCGCCTCCAGCCAGTTCAGGATATCGGCAAAGACTTGTTCGCGCCCAAGGTCGATGGAGAGGGCGTGGAGCATTTCCGGATACTCGATCATCGTTTTATCTTTGAGCGGCAGGCTGGCGATCAGTTTTTTACCGGCCGTTTCATCGATCAGCAGATCGTGTCCGGAAATTAGAAAGAGCGAGGGGGTTGTTAATTTTTTACTCAATCGTTTCGCTTTCATTTGGGCGAAGAGGGTGTTGACGAGCATTTTCAGGCTCGCGGACCGGAGTTCATCAGGATTGTTGTTCATGACCTTTTGGTACGCAAGGTCCCGGGTGCACATTTCTGAAGTGAAGGGGACTTCGATCGTTCTTTGGGGATCGAACAAGATAAAAGCGGCCAGCGTTAAGTAGTTGGAGAGGGAAAACTTCATCCCGTTCTGGAAAGCGGGGGAGATCAATATCTGCCCGGCGAATTTTTCCGGGTTTTGGCCGGCGACATTAAAAGCGAGCAGCCCGCCGAGGCTTTCCCCGAGGAGATAGATCTTTTTACCGGGGTTTTCCTGGGCGACGATCTCGCGGAGCCGCAAAATATCACGGTAGTAAGTGTTGAACGAAGCGATATGGCCGCGCGGGCGGTCCTTAGTTTGGCCATAGCCTTTCAGTTCAATGGCGTAAGACGAGTAGCCATTTTTCGCGAAATAATCGCCGAGGAAATTCCAGCGGGCGGAGTGGGCGCCCATGCCATGCACGAGAAGAAGGACGGCCTTGGCCTTAACGGCGCTCCATTTACGATAAAGCAGATCAGTTCCGATAAGCTCCGGCATGAAAGGATTATAGCATCAATCGGTTTGACTGGAAGGGGTGGTCGTGAGAAAATCCAAACAATGAAAAACTGGATCGCTCCGCTCTTCGTTGCCGCCGCATTATATGACGGCCTTTTAGGTTTAATTGGTGTCGCGGTTCCGGTTTGGGTTTACGCTCAATTTAATATGCCGCTTCCCGAACATCTTGGCTATGTGCAATTACCGGCGTTGCTGATGATCGTTCTCGCCTTCGCTTTTATCGCGATTGCCCGTGACCCGCGGGGGAACAAGAACCTGATCTGGTACGGAGTTATGGTTAAAGTCGCTTTTTGTTTGGTCGCTTTTGGCCATTTTTTCTTCGGCACGATCCCCGCGATGCTTCTCCCCTTCGCGATCGTTGACCTGATTTTTATCGGGTTGTTTATTGGAGCGGAGAGAGCGGTTTAGTTTCAAGCTTTACAAGTCCGGTATAAATACATATAATTCCTTTTGTTATGAGAAGCGCTTTTATTTTGACACTGCTATTGGTCGTGTCAATGTCTGCGACGGCTCTAAATCTTCCGGGCTCGCGGCTTATTGAGAGCTCGGAAATTTATATCAATCATCGTTTCTTCGGCAATGTCTCGGACGACCCGCTCAATAATTTCATTGGCATGGACCAGGGAGCCAATATCGCCCTGGGCTTTGGTTTTCGGCTCAATGACCGGGCCGCTCTTTCCATTTTACGCTCCACTTTCGATAAAGAATATTTTCTGGCCGGCAAGTTCGCGCTAACGGACGGCTTGTCGGTCCTGATCGGCGATGCGCAAAAAACTTCTCCGACGGTGGTGGGGGACCGGAATAGCTATCTCGGCCAGTTGATCTTTACCAGGGAGCTAAACGATCGTTTTGCCGTCAGCTTCGTTCCTTCGCTTGCCAATCCGGTCAACAATAATCCAACCCTGGCGCTGGGGCTGGCCGGAAGTTACGCGCTGGAAGTAAGGGCCGGTTATCTTGAACGCCTGGAGCTGATCGCCGAATATCTCCCGGTCGTTTCAGGCTATGCTCGGCGCTATCCGACCGCGTCATTGGGGGTCAAACTTAAAACCTGGGGGCATTTTTTCTCCTTGATTTTTACCAACAACATCCAGACCCTGCCGGGCGGCTTCCTTCCCGGCAGCGCCGATAATAATCTTCATTTCGGATTTAACATCGTCAGAGAGATATCATGAAAAAGGAGGCCATATGACAGTTTCCAAGGTTACGATTTTAGACGGTTGCATCAGTTGCGCGCTCTGTGAACAGATCTGTCCGGAAGTCTTTGAAATACCCGAGACCGCGAAGGTCAAGGCGGGCGTTGATTTGAACAAGTTTGAAGACAAGATCAGGGAAGCGGCCGATTCTTGTCCGGTCAGTGTAATCAAAGTTGAATAAGAGAGGGGAGCGGTGAAGATTTTAATCTTAGCGGCTTTTTTTGCCGGCTTTGTTTTCGCGGGCTGCACGAGCCAGAATTCGACCTACCCGGCCACTACCACAACGACCATTCCCGCGTCAGCCGCGACTGCGGTCAATATTTCGGGCCTGGCTTTTAGTCCGGCCTCGGTCATCGTCTCCGTTGACGCGACCGTCGTCTGGACCAATAACGATTCAGTCTCTCATACGGTTTCCAGCACTTCCGGCCCGGCCAGTTTTGACTCCGGAACGTTTGGGGTTGGGGGGACTTTTTCTCATCAGTTTACGATCGCGGGGACCTATGCTTATCGCTGTAATATCCATCCTTCAATGACCGGGCAAGTGATAGTGCAATAAACCCGAATCCGGCCGAATACTGTGGGGGCAGGCCTATAAGCCGGATTCTGTGCCTCGACTCGGCCTTCGGCCTCGCTCGGCACAAGTGACTTGTCCCGAACGAACTAGTCGAGGAACGGCAATCTATCTGGGGCCGCCATTACTGGCGACCTCGGTGCGACCTACTCGAGCTCATAACGAGGCGAGCCGCCTCTCACTCTGTTTGGTCTTGCTCCGCGTGGGGTTTACAACGTGACCGTCGCCGGTCTGTTACGTCGGGAGCTCTTACCTCCCGTTTTCACCTTTGCCTTCCTACCTTTAGGGTAGAAGTGGGCCGTGTAATTTCTGTTGCACTTTCCTTCGGATTTAAACCCGACTGGGCGTTACCCAGCACGCTGCTCGATGGAGTCCGGACTTTCCTCACCTCGACTCGTGCTTCGCACTCGCTCGGTACAGGCTCCTTGAAACAAAGAGGCTTGCGCCGAGCGAACAAAGTGAGCCGAGGCGTAGCCGTCCAGCCTACCCCCGCTATTATTCTATAGGAAATAAGCGGAATTTCATAGTGTTTAGCGGTTAAACAGCGGCCCGTGGCTCGACTTCTGGTGATCGTCGATCCCTTTATTGGAGAGGAGGTCGGCCTCGGTGTTCTTTTCCCGGCGGATATGGGTCACTTTAGAGTGCTTGAATTTCTTTAGGAGCGACTGGGCGTGATGGAAGAGGGGGATCAACCCCTCGTTTTTAACTCGATATTCGCCGTTGATCTGTTTGACCAGGAGCTCCGAATCGGCAAAGCACTCGACCTCTTTGGCCCCCAGGCTTAGCGCTTCTTCCAATCCGCGGATAAAGGCCATGTATTCGGCGATGTTGTTGGTCGTCTTCCCCAGGTATTCGGCGACTTCAGCCACAGTTTTACCATTATGTTTAATGACCACTCCTGCTCCGGCCGGTCCCGGGTTGTTGCGGGCCGCGCCGTCGGAATAGATCGCGTACTTATTCATATTCTTCCTCCAAAATAGTGTCGGCCGGCAGATCAAAAGCGAATTCGATCCACTTCTGGTTCAGGGGCAGGGGGCCTTCGGGGATCAGTTCCCGCCCGCCGTGAGAAGTGTCGACGATCGACATGTTCAGCTCGCTGTCGGCGTTGTTCGAGTCGAAGATGCCGATCCGGACCTTGTTCGTCCCCGGTTTTAGAAAACGGTTGATCGGGAGCTGCTCGTTGAAATAAACGAGGTCGGGCAGACTGGTGTTGGTGTAGATCATGTTCCCGTTGACGAAGACGTTGCAACGGACCCCGTTGCCGTGCAGGTTATAGACGATATTGCAGACGTTCCGGTAGTTCAGCTCTTGGTGCTCGTCCCGCCTCAAGCCAAGCAGCAGGTTCAGGTCGAATTCACCGAAACTGATCCGGTTGGTCTTTTTCTCCCCGTCGTTGTTAACGTAAGTTTCAAGCGCCGGTCCGTCGGCGGCCAGATAGTATTCCGCTTTGCCGGTCCGAACGACAAAGAAACTTTGGCTTTTGATCTCCGCCAGCAAGTCGGCCGCCAGGACGTCGGCTTGTTCCAAAATATATTTCCGCTCCTGGATATGATAATAGAGAAATAGCTCTCCCTGTTTGGTCATCACTCTTGTCTCGCCTTTGGTCCGGACCAGCTTGATCTTCAGCCCGTTCTTTTCGAACTCCAATCCTTCCTTGGCGGCGACG
This window of the Candidatus Margulisiibacteriota bacterium genome carries:
- the glpK gene encoding glycerol kinase GlpK, with amino-acid sequence MKYILAIDQGTTGSRAIVYDQKGQKIASAYQEFPQYFPKPGWVEHDPEEIWQSVYASIQKVLTKVPPASIAAIGITNQRETTVVWNKKTGRPVYNAIVWQCRRTAARCDQLKQKGLAGFIKKKTGLPIDAYFSGTKVEWILKKAKAKAEELCFGTTDSWVLWKLTGGKVHATDYTNASRTMLFNIEKLAWDKEILKLLKIPSSILPQVKPSSGEFGQTVKIGRLPAGIPITGIAGDQQAALFGQACFEPGTMKNTYGTGCFILLNTGRKRVNSQHGLITTLACGPEGKVAYALEGSIFIAGAAIQWLRDQLGIMKSSAESEAMATAVKDNAGVYFVPAFVGLGAPYWDQNARGTIVGLTRGTNKNHLVRAALEAMGYSTKDVLETMKKESGLRIKELKVDGGAVANNFLCQFQADILGVRILRPKSIETTSLGTAYLAGLAIGFWKNSAAIKKFWASDRTFKPKMAKAAAEKLYLGWKNAISRTLSA
- a CDS encoding FAD-dependent oxidoreductase produces the protein MNERELVIVGGGPAGMAAALSAHRNGVKDILLLERDQYLGGILNQCIHPGFGIHHYKADLTGPEFADRLIKEIKITPAIEVSLRSFAVKLTGDKILTYLKPGKMETVKARALIMATGCRERTREMIHVAGTRPAGVFPAGLAQKLINIEGLLPGREVVVIGSGDIGLIMARRLTLEGARVQAVVEIQEKTGGLVRNVVQCLEDFGIPLYLRHRVARIHGRDRVEKVTVENVITKETFDLACDTVLVSVGLIPENELVEMAGVKLDPATNSPISTAVNLSSIPGLFICGNSYKVYDLVDSVARDSEKAGQMAAEYLK
- a CDS encoding plastocyanin/azurin family copper-binding protein gives rise to the protein MKILILAAFFAGFVFAGCTSQNSTYPATTTTTIPASAATAVNISGLAFSPASVIVSVDATVVWTNNDSVSHTVSSTSGPASFDSGTFGVGGTFSHQFTIAGTYAYRCNIHPSMTGQVIVQ
- a CDS encoding DUF5777 family beta-barrel protein — translated: MSATALNLPGSRLIESSEIYINHRFFGNVSDDPLNNFIGMDQGANIALGFGFRLNDRAALSILRSTFDKEYFLAGKFALTDGLSVLIGDAQKTSPTVVGDRNSYLGQLIFTRELNDRFAVSFVPSLANPVNNNPTLALGLAGSYALEVRAGYLERLELIAEYLPVVSGYARRYPTASLGVKLKTWGHFFSLIFTNNIQTLPGGFLPGSADNNLHFGFNIVREIS
- a CDS encoding ferredoxin, translated to MTVSKVTILDGCISCALCEQICPEVFEIPETAKVKAGVDLNKFEDKIREAADSCPVSVIKVE
- a CDS encoding ABC transporter permease — encoded protein: MALIELNGVTKTYFISEELPVRALRPVSLKIDQGEFVAIMGPSGSGKSTLLAILGLLDKADQGNYRLLDRDITKLSDNDYAVLRSRHLGFIFQSFNLLPRFNVTENSLLPFLYTEAGKDARERVIGILKKIGLGDRLRHRPNQLSGGQQQRVAIARALANQPLIIFADEPTGNLDSKSSLEIINLLKELNAQGTTIVMVTHERELSELASRIITLKDGEVVGDERKGAGKAVAKIDFNNHLKRKATLSLSGILNYAHEAFLSLLGNKLRSFLSILGVLIGVAAVITMLAIGTGAQNQVQQSLASMGSNLLRVSQSFRSGGISLGADSTPRFNFEDLAAMQKIDGVDRVVPYVSGRAQMVFQDKNWNTSVSGTNPDYQYVRNSIPTSGRFFNDNEVTGRAKVAVLGKTVADELFGSTDPVGKAIRINRINFTVIGVMPEKGATGFQNTDDQVFIPVTTAMYRLLGRDYIGNFDVQVKDADSLSAVQEQIGPILAKVHRFTEAQMQSIDVRNMADIQKALNDVVNTFTMLLGSIAAVSLLVGGIGIMNIMLVLVMERTHEIGLRKALGAENRDIMIQFLVESVLICVLGGSIGIMIGSLIAWLISTVFGWNAIVSLGSILLAFTFSVLVGVVFGIWPAWRASKMLPIEALRYE
- a CDS encoding alpha/beta fold hydrolase, coding for MPELIGTDLLYRKWSAVKAKAVLLLVHGMGAHSARWNFLGDYFAKNGYSSYAIELKGYGQTKDRPRGHIASFNTYYRDILRLREIVAQENPGKKIYLLGESLGGLLAFNVAGQNPEKFAGQILISPAFQNGMKFSLSNYLTLAAFILFDPQRTIEVPFTSEMCTRDLAYQKVMNNNPDELRSASLKMLVNTLFAQMKAKRLSKKLTTPSLFLISGHDLLIDETAGKKLIASLPLKDKTMIEYPEMLHALSIDLGREQVFADILNWLEAR
- a CDS encoding DUF1667 domain-containing protein yields the protein MRMTCIECPVGCQLEVDVEGGYVVKITGNKCEKGPLYAKQEVENPARILATTVLAKGLDLKMVPVRTSRPIPKAKLLAAMAEVKKIKLDHPVKVGDVIVKSFLGEADLIATREALLVP
- a CDS encoding ribonuclease HI family protein: MNKYAIYSDGAARNNPGPAGAGVVIKHNGKTVAEVAEYLGKTTNNIAEYMAFIRGLEEALSLGAKEVECFADSELLVKQINGEYRVKNEGLIPLFHHAQSLLKKFKHSKVTHIRREKNTEADLLSNKGIDDHQKSSHGPLFNR
- a CDS encoding NAD(P)/FAD-dependent oxidoreductase: MNSFDVIIIGGGVTGAAIARELSRYRLKIVLLEKEAELAFGVSKSNSGIIHPGTQNPPDSLKGKLCVEGNKLTRQIAKELGVDFKEVGELIVIFSEEERNRLLEIKADAEKLGVPGLQIVDRAWLKEHEPNLNPAALAALYAPTAGIISPYRLVYDLAENARLNGVEILTSHKVESISQETGNLRLNVAVSGSTPKVFQSRFVINAAGLYADTIAQMVGVTDIVIKPRKGEEFLLDKKREHLANHLLFPLPTPTSKGTLVIKTSDGNPMIGPTATDIEDKEERSTSDEGLAKVLENVQKLLPAISSRDIIAYFAGLRPVAGKDFIIRHEEKVPGFINAAGIQSPGLTAAPAIALMVADLLKKNGLKLRRKFFFRKYRQPTVHLFSLSLEKIIQLIKHDPSYGDIVCRCEMVSAKEVREAIKRGARTLDGIKFRTRAQAGRCHGGFCTTRIMKIMAEELGIPLTEITKRGPGSEVVKDERA